From Styela clava chromosome 6, kaStyClav1.hap1.2, whole genome shotgun sequence, one genomic window encodes:
- the LOC120330738 gene encoding GTP cyclohydrolase 1-like: MHGSGGTTESEDQKSITETRKNALPALEEAFKAVIEKVGEDPSRQGVVKTPQRAAKAILFFTQGYEQNIADLVNDAIFDEDHDELVIVKDIDMFSLCEHHLVPFVGKVSIGYLPNKKVLGLSKLARIVDMYSRRLQVQERLTKQIATAIADAINPTGVGVIVEAQHMCMMMRGVEKTSATTSTSCMLGMFRDDPKTREEFLSLTSRR, translated from the exons ATGCATGGAAGCGGCGGAACAACAGAAAGCGAGGATCAGAAATCAA TCACGGAAACGCGAAAAAATGCGTTGCCAGCTCTTGAAGAAGCTTTTAAAGCAGTCATAGAAAAAGTGGGAGAAGATCCAAGTCGACAAGGTGTGGTGAAAACGCCGCAAAGAGCTGctaaagcaattttattttttactcaaGGATACGAGCAAAATATAGCAG ATTTAGTAAACGATGCGATATTTGACGAAGATCATGATGAGCTGGTGATTGTTAAAGATATTGATATGTTTTCACTCTGTGAACACCACCTCGTTCCTTTCGTCGGAAAG GTTTCCATCGGTTATTTGCCTAATAAAAAAGTTCTCGGACTGAGTAAGTTGGCCAG AATTGTGGACATGTATAGTAGACGATTGCAAGTTCAAGAGCGACTGACAAAGCAAATTGCCACGGCTATTGCAGATGCTATAAATCCTACAGGAGTCGGTGTAATAGTGGAAGCACA GCATATGTGCATGATGATGAGAGGAGTGGAAAAGACATCAGCAACAACTTCAACAAGCTGCATGCTAGGAATGTTTCGTGACGATCCGAAAACTCGTGAAGAATTTCTTTCTCTCACATCTAGAAGATAG